The genomic DNA GCGCTGTGCGTGCTGCACACCCACTCCGAGGCCGGCACCGCGATCGCGGCGATGCCCAACGGCCTGGCACCGCTGAGTCAGTTCGCGATGCGCTACCAGGGCCACACGGCCTTCCACGACTACGAAGGCGTGGCGCTGGAGACCGGAGAGCGCGAGCGGCTGGTACGCGACCTGGGCCCGCACAACACGCTGGTGCTGCGCAACCACGGCATCCTGACCGTGGGCCGCACGATCCCGGAGGCCTTCATCCTCATGTACTACTTCGAGAAGGCGGCCAAGGTGCAGCTGCTGGCCCAGGGCGGACTCGCGCCCGGCGAAGCGCTGGTGCTTCCGCAGCCCGAGGCGAGCGCGCTGGCCGCGCGCCAGTTCACCGAATTTGCCGGCGACATCCTGCCGCCCGGCACGCGCGAATGGCCTGCGTTCCTGCGCATGCTGGAGCGCACCCAGCCGGACTACAAGCTCTGAGGCTTGCTTCATTTTTTCTTCAATCCCGCAGACACGTTTCCTCCCATGCAACTCGAGAATCTCACCTCATTCATCGGCACCGAAGTGAAGGGCATCGACCTGCGCGAGCCGATGGGCGACAGCGACTTTGCCGTGCTGCGCGATGCGCTCAACCAGCGCTCGCTGCTGCTGTTCCGCGGCCAGCGAATCAACGAATCGCAGCACGTCGCGTTCTCGCGCCGCTTCGGTCCGCTGCTGGGCCATGTGCTCACCCAGTTCCTGAAGAAGGAGCATCCCGAGGTGTACGTGCTGTCCAACGTGTCGGAGAACGGCAAGCCCATCGGCAACCACAAGGAGGGCTGGAACTGGCATTCCGACCTCTCGTACAAGGCCGAGCCCTCGATGGGTGCGCTGCTCTACGCGCTCGAAGTGCCGCCCGTGGAAGGCGACACCTTCTTCGCCTCGATGCATGCCGCCTACGACGCGCTCGACGACGGCATGAAGGCGCGCATCCGCCACCTCACGGCCACGCACAGCTACGCCAACTACTACGGCAAGGCCTTTGCAGACCGCAACCCGCTCACGCCCGAGCAGCTCGCCGCCACGCCCGACGTGGTGCATCCGCTGGTGCGCACCCATCCCGAGACGGGCCGCCTGTCGCTCTACGTGGGCGAGGACGTCGTCAAGCAGATCGACGGCTTGCCCCCGGAAGAAAGCGCCGCGCTGCTGGCCGAGCTCAATGCCCACGCCATCTCGCCCGAGTTCAGCTATCGCCACAAGTGGCTCGCCGGCGACCTGCTGATCTGGGACAACCGCTGCACCATGCACCGCGCCACGCCCTACGACGACACGGCCTACCGCCGCGTGATGCACCGCACCACCGTGGCTGGCGACCGTCCCTTCTGAAGCCGGCGATGGCAAGCGGTCCGGCGGCATCTCCCGACGACAACCACAAGAAAGATGACATGAGCAGCATGGAACCCGACGAATCCGATACCACCCAGCCCGCGGCGCTGCGCGGCCGCGACCGGCAGCGCGTGAAGGGCGGCGCCACGCTGTCCGACGAGCTCAAGGACACGCTCGAAGACCTGATCGTGAGCGGCGTGCTCAAGCCCGGAACGCGGCTCGACGAGGCCGAACTGTCGGAGCGCTTCAAGGTGTCGCGCACACCGGTGCGCGAGGCGCTCAAGGCGCTGGCCGCCACCGGCCTGGTGGACCTGCGCAGCCGGCAAGGCGGCGTGTGCGTCGCGCGCATCTCGCTGCCGATGCTGATCGAGATGTTCCAGATGATGGCCGTGATGGAAGGCCTGTGCGCCAAGTTCGCGGCGCGCCGCGCCACCGAGGCGCAGAAGGCGCGCATGGGCGGGCTGCACGACGAGCTCACGAGCATTCTTGCTTCGGGCGACCACTCGCGCTTCTACGACGTGAACCAGGATTTCCACGATGCGCTGTACGAGGCTTCCAACACCCACTACCTGGCCGAGCAGACGCGCGCACTGAGAAAGCGCGTGCGCGTCTACCGGCGCTACGTGACCTTCCAGCCCGGCCGCATGACGGCCACCATCGGCGAGCACGGCGCCATCCTCGACGCGATCCGCCGCAACGATCCGAAGGCCGCATTCAACGCCGCCATCGATCACGTGAGCCTGCTCGAGGACGACATCGTCGACCTGATCGCGGCGCTGTCCGAGCAGGACGCCGGCGCGAGCTGACCCACCTCTCCAACCTATTTCTCCGATCGCATCCCAGGACCCGAATCCATGAAACTCGAACTCGAAGGCAAGACCGTTCTCATCACCGGCGCCTCCAAGGGCATTGGCCTTGCAGCCGCGCACGCATTTGCCGCCGAAGGCTGCCACCTGCACCTGGCGGCGCGCGACGGCGTCGCGCTCGCGGCCGCGAAGGAAGAAATCGAGAAGATCTATCCGATCAACGTGAAGGTCCATCCCATGGACCTGGCGGCGGCCGGCGCCATGAACCAGCTCGCCGAGGCGGCAGGCCACGTTGACATTCTCGTGAACAATGCGGGCGACATTCCCTCGGGCCCGATCGAGTCGCTCGACTTCGCGGCCGTGCGGCGCGGCTTCCAGCTCAAGGTGCTGGGCTACATGGAATTGAGCCAGATCTACTACGCACGCATGAAGGCCGCGGGCGGCGGCGTCATCGTCAACGACATCGGAAACTCCGGCGAGAACTGGGACGCCAACTACATCGCCGGCTCCACCGGCAATGCCGCGGTCATGGCCTTCACGCGCGCGCTCGGCGGCGTGAGCCTGGACGACGGCATCCGCGTGGTGGGCGTGAACCCCGGCCCGGTGGCGACCGACCGCATGGTCAAGCTCATGAAGCGCCGCGCGCTCGACACCCATGGCGACGAAGGCCGCTGGGAAGAGCTGTTCGACAACTACCCCGGCGGCCGCCCGGCCACGCCCGAGGAAGTCGCGGAACTGATGGTGTTCCTGGCTTCGCCGCGCGCGGGTTACATCACCGGCACGGTGGTGACCATCGACGGCGGCATTGCGGCGCGCGGCTCGATCATCAAGACCAGCAAGAAGGTGATCGAGGCCGAGCAGGCCCGGAGGATTGCGGCATGAATGCGGCGCTGAACCCCGTGGCGGTCGTGCCTTCGGTGACCAGCGATGCGGAAACCCGCAACCAGTACTTCGACCGCCTGTTCACCAACCCGGACCTGATGTGGCTGGGCCAGAACACCAACCACTTTCCGCTGCATCCCGCCGTGCGCAAGGCGCTGCACGACGCCATCGACGACGAGAGTTTTCACGCCTATGCGCCGCCGCTGGGCATGGAAGCGCTGCGCGCCGCCATCGTGGCCGACCTGGGCGTGCCGGATCAATCGGCGGTGGTGACCGACGGTGCGGTGTCTGCGCTGGCGCTGGCCTGCCGTGCCTTTTGCAAGGAAGGCAAGGGCTTTATCACCACCGACCCCGGCTGGAAATGGCCGCTGCAGTTTGCGGCCAGGGCCGGTTCGGTGGTGACCGAGATTCCGATCTACGGGCCCGAGTACGGCTTCAAGCTCTCGGCCGACGCGCTCGCCGCATCGACCGACGAGAACACCGCGGTCATCTACCTGGTGGACCCGAACAACCCGCTCGGCACCACCTACACCGAGGACGAGATCCGTGCGTTTGCAATGCGTGCGCGAGAAGTCGGCGCCGTGCTGATCCACGACTGCACCTACCGCGACTTTGCCGACAGCCACACGCTGGCTTCGCGCTTCTATCCCGAAGGCACGGTGACCATCGTGAGCTTCTCGAAGTGGCTGGGCCTGGCCGGACTGCGGCTGGGCGCGCTCGTCGCCTCGCCCGAATTGCTCGCACGCATCCTGCCGCACTCGCAGGCGCCGCTGGGCGCCAGCGTGCTCGCGCAGCACGCGGCCATCGCAGGCCTTGCCGTGAAGGATGAGTGGATGGCCGATGTCATTGCGCAGCAGCGCGAGAACCAGCGGATGATCGTCGACGCTTTTGCAAGACTGCCGGGCTTCGAGGTGCCGGTGTTCCCGTCGCAGGCCAACTTCATCGTGGTCGAGTGCAGCGGCGCAGGCGTGACGCCCGAGGCGCTGGTCACCGCGCTGGGCGAGCACGACATCATGGTGCGCCAAGGCACGTACCACACGCCGCGCTTCGGCCATCGCTTCGTGAAGATCTCGACCACCGTGCCCAAGGCCTGGGCGCAGGCCTTGTGCGACGTGCTGCCGCAAGCCGTGGAGCGTGCGCGCAGCCTGCCCGCCACCGCGGCGCTTTTCTGAGGGGACGCCATGAGCTTCGCCACCACCGCGGACGGTCTCCGCCTGTACTACGAAACCGCCGGCAGCGGCACACCCATCGTGTTCGTGCACGAGTTCGGCGGCGACCATCGCAGCTGGGAGCCGCAGATGCGCTACTTCTCGCGCCGCCACCAGTGCGTGACCTTCGGCGCGCGCGGCTATCCGCCCTCGGACGTGCCGAAGGACATGGAACGCTACTCGCAGGCCATTGCCGCGGACGACATCGCAGCCGTCATGGATGCGCTGCAACTGCCGCGCGCGCACATCGTCGGCCTTTCGATGGGCGGCTTCGCGACGCTGCACTTCGGCCTGCGCCACAGCGGGCGCGCGGCGTCGCTGGTGATTGCCGGCGCGGGCTACGGCGCCGAGAAGGAACACGAAGAATATTTCCGCGGCGTCTCGCTGGAAGTGGCGAAGCAGTTCGAACTGCAGGGCGCGGAGCGTTTTGCACGCACCTATTCGCTCGGCGCGAGCCGCGTGCAGTTCCAGAACAAGGACCCGCGCGGCTGGCAGGAATTTGCGACCTGGCTCGGCCAGCATGACGCGGTCGGTGCGGCCAACACCATGCGCGGCGTGCAGGCGCGGCGTCCGTCGATCTACGACCTGGAGGCCGAGCTGCGCGCAATGGGCGCGCCTTCGCTGGTGGTCGTCGGTGACGAGGACGATCACTGCCTGCAGCCCGGCATCTTCCTCAAGAAGACCATTCCGGCCTGCGGCCTGGCCGTGATGCCGAAGACCGGCCACACGCTCAACCTCGAGGAGCCGGCCGCGTTCAACGGCTTGCTGGCGGAGTTCTTCGCGCAGGTCGAGGCCGGCCAGTGGAAGCCGCGCGATCCGCGCGCTCTGCCCAGCCAGATCATGAAGACCGACTGATGGCGCAGGCAACGTCGCAGCAGGCACCGGCCGCGTGCCGCGTCAATGCCGACCGTCTCTGGCAGCGGCTCATGGCGCTCGCGCGCTGTGGCGCCACCGCCGGAGGCGGCGTCGATCGGCAGGCGCTCAGCGCGGAAGAGATCGAGTCCTGGCACGTGATGATCGGCTGGGCCCGCGCGGCGGGACTGGAACCCGCGACCGATGCGGCGGGCAATCTCTTCATTGCGCTGCCCGGCCTCGATCGAGAGGCGCCGCCGGTGCTCGCGGGCAGCCATCTCGACAGCCAGCCCGGCGGCGGCCGTTTCGATGGCGTGTACGGCGTGCTCGCGGCGCTCGAGGTGCTGACCGTGCTCGCGGAGCAGGGCGTGCGCCCGCCGGTGGACATCGCCTGCGTGGCGTGGATGAACGAAGAGGGTTCGCGCTTCGCGCCCGGCATGATGGGCTCCGAAGCTTTCGCTGGCGTCCGCACCCTCGAGGCCGTGCGCGCGGCGCGCGATGCCGACGGCGTCCCGGTGGCCGAGGCACTCGATGCCTTGCATGCCGCGTTCCCGTCGCTGCGACGCAGGCCGCTCGGCTTTCCGTTGAAGGCCTATTTGGAAGCGCACATCGAGCAGGGCCCCATGCTCGAGGCGGAAGGCCGGGTGATCGGCATCGTCACCGGCATCCAGGGCAAGAAGACATTCGACGTCGTGATCGATGGCGAGCGGGGCCATGCGGGCACGCTCGCCATGGCCGGCCGGCGCGACGCGCTCGCCGCCTTCGCGCGCATCGCAGCGGCGTGCTACAGCGAGATCGGCGGGCATGACGATGCGGTGAAGTTCACCATCGGACGGCTCCAGGTCGAGCCGAATGCGCCCTCGGTGGTGCCCGAGCGCGTCACGCTGCGCATCGATCTGCGCCACCCCGACAACGGCGTACTCGAGTTGCTGAGCCAGCGGCTGGCCGCGCTCTGCGGCATGCATGCCGCGCCTTGCACGGCCACGGCGACGCGGCTGGTCGATGCGCCATCCAATGCCTTCGATCCCGCGCTGCAGGCGGCCATTGCAGCCGCGGCGCAACAGCTTGGGGAACCGCACATGCCCATTCTTTCCGCCGCGGGCCACGACGCGCGCCATATGGCGGCGCTGTGCCCGAGCGCGATGATCTTCATTCCCTGCCGCGGCGGCGTGAGCCATGCGGAGCACGAGTGGGCCGAGCCGGCGCATGTGGCGGCCGGTGCCGATGTGCTGCTGCGCGTGCTGCTGCCGTTTGCGGGTTGCGGGGAGGGCGCTTGAAGAGGAACGAGCCGATCACCGACATGGCAGACCTGCCGGCGCAGCGGCCCTCGGCGCCCGCGACCGCTGCGCAGGCCCGGGCACGCTACTTCAACTCCGGCAATGCATTCAACGTGAAGCTGCCCGAAGTGCCCGCACGGCTCTTCGCGCCACCGCGCGCAGATGCGTTCGGCGTTTTCGATTGCGACCAGTCCGAAGCGATGGGCTGTGGGTTTGCGGCCACCACGCCGCTCATGCTCGCGCGCTACATGCGCGTTGCGCCCGGCGGGGTGCTGCCGCTCGATGTGGACGCCACCGGCTCGGTCTGGTACGTGATTTCAGGGAGCGGGGAGCTTGGCGGCATGGCCGAAGATCTTGCATTCGGCGCGGGCGACGTCTTCCTGCTGCCCGCGGCACTGGGCTCTCGGCTCAGCGCCGGTTCTGCAGGCGCATTGCTGTGGACCGTGGGCAACGAGCCGCAGCTGGCCTTCGACGGGTCGCAGCCACCTGCGACTTCGAGCGCGCCTATCGATACAGTGCACTATCCCGCCGACGAGATCGAACGGCAGTTCGAGCTGATCTTCTCGATGGCCACGAGCGATGCAACCTCGGGTCGTGCGCTGATTTTTTCGTCCGACCGGCAGGAGGCCGCACGCAACCTGACGCCCACGCTGACCTTGAGCTTCAACACCCTGGAGCCGCATACGCACCAGCGATCGCACCGCCACAATTCCGCGGCCGTCACGCTGGTGGTGCGGGGCGAGGCATGCCATTCGATGGTCGGCGGAGTGCATTGCCCATGGATGCCATGGGCGACCCTTGTCACGCCACCGGGCGCGCCGCATTCGCATCACAACGCGGGCATGAAGGGCGCGCGCTTCCTGATCGTGCAGGACGGCGGATTGCACTATCACGCGCGGACCATGGGCTTCGAGTTCCTGGAGGCTGTGGCCTAGGCGAGCGCGGCCCGCATCGCCAGGCGATCAACTGGCCGGGCTGCGCGGGGAAGGAAGCGCGAAGGCGACCGAAGGCAGATCGGGACGCGGCCCGTAGGTCGATCCGAAGTAGCGCGCGGCAGCGCGGCCGAGATTCGTGATCTCGTGCACCGTTGCGCAGGGTGGCACCTGGCCTTGCTGCGGCGAGAACGCCACCTTGATGTATCCGGCATCCCGCAGGTCCTTGAGCCGGTCTATCTCAGACGGACTGTAGAACCGCGTTGGCAGCCGCGTCATGAGGATCTGCTTGAAAAGCGCATGCGCCACGTTACGTCTCCCGACCTGAGGGTGATTGGGGTGACAAGGGCGCGCATCGTCCCGCGTGCCGGTCCGGTTCCGGAAGATACCCCGGTCGACGCTGCCTATCGATTCCACGTTCGGCATAGGCCTGGGCATGCGGGTAGCGGGGAGCCGGCCCTCGAAAGCAGCCTTCTTCCTAGCGGGATCTGGGTGGGCTGGCGTTCTCCTGGGCCGGCGCCACGGCGCCGCTTGCAGGAACGTTGCCCGGCCCTTTCGATGGATCGGTGATGCCGTAGAAGAAAAGCACCGCCACGACGATGACCGCAATCACGGCCAGCAGGATCCACATCAGCCGGCGGCCGATGTCGCCTTGCTTGTGGTGCTCTTGTTTGGTTGCCATGGAACCGAGCCTGAACCCGCAAGGCGACGGTGCCATGTCGTTTTGGCGCCTCTTGTTGACGGTGGATTTCCTACGTTGCCTCGCGTCGGGGGGAGCGTGGGACCACAAAATGGCCCCCGGAGCGTGTCGCGGATCGATCCGCAGTCCTCGCGGCCATGGCTGCTCGAGGTCGAGAGCTACTTGAGCGAGGTCGACTCGTTGTTGAAGGGCGAGACAACGAAGTGCAGCTTCTGCTCGGCACCGTGAGGAACGACCGCGCGCTGCTGGCGCCGCCATAGAGTCGGCTCATCCCCGCAATCGAAGCACCCCCAGCCTTCGCGCTTGGGGGGCTTTCGTCGTTTAGCATCTGGCGATGCAAGAAACCTGTCGCCTCTGCGGATCGAAGTCCCGGTTCATGTTCACGCACGAAGTACTGGGTCGCCATCAAGTCAACTATTTTGAATGTGAGAGCTGCGCAAGCCTACAAACAGAAAAACCCCATTGGCTTGACGAGGCATACGCGATTCCCGGTGTGCACGTTGATGTTGGACAGGCTGCGCGAGTCGTGCAAACCTGGGTACGGCTTTGCTTTCTCCTGGAGACGATCGGTTTCGACAAGCAACGCGAATGCATCGACTACGGTGGATCGGCGGGCCTGCTGACTCGCTTGATGCGGGACAGCGGGTATAGGTACTTGGCTTACGACACCTACGACGATTCGAAATACGCGAACTACTTCAAGGTTAGCCGCCTGGAGAACGTCTCTCCGGGCTTGGTGTCTGCCTTCGAGGTTTTTGAACACTTTCCACAGCCGGCAGAATCCATCGGCGAACTGTTTGCGATAAAGCCCGACCTGATCGTGTTTTCGACAGTTTTCTACGAAGGCCAAGGACCCGACTGGGAATACCTCGTCCCCTACTGCGGCCAACACATATTCTTCTATCGAGAGCAGGCGCTTAGAGCGTTCGGGGAGCGGCACGGATATGCGCTTCGTCGCAGTCAAGATTTCTGGCTGATGATTCGAGAGACAAGTCCCTATCTCGCGGCATTCGATGCCAAACACACGGCGACATTGGACGCCGCATTTGTTGGAGAGCTATTTCTGCGCGTCGGGCATGGCACCGAACAGACCCTTCAGGACTACTCCTATGCAAAGGACCGTTTCATAAGCGAGCTCGGCGCGGTTCGGAGATCGGCCGCCAAGCCTAAGAATCTGTTGCGTCGATTTTTGGGCCTTGCGTAGGAAGACACCCCCCAGCCTTCGGGCTGGGGGGCTTTTCCCGTTTCTGGTACCTACAGATTCGCCTCGCGTTTTGCCTTGCGCCAGTCCCACGGCGCCATGGGTTCATCATCCCGCCACAGGCCCACATGTTTGGCCTTTGCCTCGGACTCCGCGAACTCGTACTGCCCACGCTCCTGCGGCGTTTGCTCGCGCGAGTAGGCGCGGTACCACCAGGCCATCCCCACCGTGACCATGGCCAGACCTGCGTCGCGCGTCTTGGGACCGTTGGGCGCGGATGCCGGAGCCACCATCACCTTGCAGACACAGCGGCCGTAGCGGTCTGTCTTCGGGTAGTCGAGCTGCGCGTCCTTCATGTAGACCAGGTCGGACAGCGCTTCCTTTACACGCTGGCCGAACGGCTGCTTCTTCTCCGGCGCGCGATGCCGTTGAAGCGCGCCTTGATCTGGTCGTAGGCACGCTCGGTGCCGCAGCGCGCGGTTAGCGTGTCGCCGTCGCTGACGCCGACCACGAGGCAGATCTGGGACTCGGCCTTGGCGAGCTGTATGGCCGGGTAGCGGCCCGGGAGACCACGGTGGATATAGTCGCGCTGAACAAGCACTCAGCAAGTCACCATGGATCTCTCGCTCCTCAGCTTCATCGTCGGCACAATCATCGCGCTCATAGGCCTTTCGATACCTATTGCCGCCCTTGAGGAGAGCAAACGCGACAACCTAGTTCGGTTCTGGAGGCGATGGATAAAGATCGTTTTTTTGATCGTGCTCTTAGTCAACTCCACCTTCGGCATTTGGCTGTTCTGGCATACCGCCGGCGCACCTACGCGCGGTGAAGTGTTGGTCCTGTTGATGCACATATTCAACTTGTTTGGAGTGCCGTTCATTTTGTTCATGGCAGCGATGGACAACGTTCTCGATGCACGAAACGCAAAGAGGAACGAGTTGGAGCAGAAGGTCAGGAACCTTGAGCTCCAAGTTCAGGCATTGACATCGTTCAAAGCACTCTCTCCTGTGGCAACAACCGTTAGCAAACCAATCTGACTCGGACGCTGGATCGGCAGATCAACGAGTGCCCATAAAAAAGCCGCCTCAAGGGCGGCCCGTGGTAGAACAATTAGATGCTCACGCAGCCTTGAAAGCCAGGATTTTTGCTCCCTGGCGCAGCTCGTCGAGATGGTCTGCCCACAGCTGCATCATCTTGCGGCGCTTGACCACGAACTCCGCGCGATCGTAGGCGGCGCCGAGCGGGTCGCTCTTTCCGTGCGCGAGCTGCGCCTCAATGACCTCGGGCTCGACGTCCATCTGCTCGACCATGATCGTGCGCGCCATCGCGCGGAAACCGTGGGCCGTCATCTCGGTGTTGTCGAAGCCCATGCGGCGCAGCGCTGTGTTCACGGTGTTGTCGCTCATCGGCCGCTCGCCGGTCAGCAGGCTCGGGAAAACGTACTGGCCGTGGCCAGTGAGCGGCTTGAGATCGACAAGGACTTCGACGGCCTGCTTTGGCAGCGGCACCAGGTGCGGGCGCCCGTTGATCTTTGCGGTCTTCGTGCGCTTCATGTCCGCCGCCGGGATCGTCCACAGCGCCTTCTCGAGGTCGACGTCCGACCAGCGCATTTGCCGGATGTTGCCGGGCCGCTGAAAGAGGAGGGCAGAGAGGTGCAACGCTGCGCGCGTTGCAGGTTGGCCAGCGTATGCAGCGATTGCGCGCATCAGCTCGCCGGCCTTCACCGGCTCGAGCACCGCGGCCATGTGCTTGACCTGCACGGGCACGAGCGCGCCCTGCAAGTCGGGGGCTGGGTTGCTGGTGCACCGGCCGGTGGCGATGCCGTGACGGAACACCTGGCCGGACCATTGGCGCAAGGTGTGCGCAGTCTCGTGCGCGCCGCGGGCCTCGATGCGGCGCAGTACCTGCAACAGCATCGGTGCGGTGATGCTGGATAGGGGCAGGCTGCCGAGCCAGGGGAACGCATCCTTCTCCATGATGGAGATCCAGCGCTCCGCGTACCGCGGGCTCCACGCCGAACTCTTGGTCTTGTGATACTCGCGCGCCACGGCCTCGAAGCTGGCGTTGGTGTCGGCCTTGCGCTCGAGCTTCTCAAGTTGTCGGCGCTGCGCGGGATCGATGCCTTGCTGTTGGATCTTGCGGGCGTCGTCGCGGCCGGTGCGCGCCGCCTTGAGCGTCACCTCTGGATAGCTGCCCAATGCCAGGCGCTTTTCCTTGCCGTCGAAGCGGTACTTCCAGAACCAGCGCCTCGAGCCGCTGGGCTCGATCTGCAGATAGAGGCCTCCGGAATCTGCGAGGCGCAGCCGTAGCTTGTCGGCAGGGCAGAGGGTCTTCTTGCAGGCGGTGTCGGTGAGCACGGGGGAACAATTTCGGCGACTGGGCCTGAAACTGTACCTGTTTCCCCGTTTGTTCCCCTAAATTCGACGAACCTCAGCGGTTTTTTGTGGTTGCTCGTGGAGTAAAACCAGCTGCTTCTACAGAGGAGAAATGGCTGCTTGCGGCTCTTCGTGGGGGAATGGGGAGCAACAAAATGGCCTGCCCGGAGGGGATCGAACCCCCGACAACCTGCTTAGAAGGCCCAAAAGCTAGAATCATTTGATCCCACTCTGCGTTGGCTTCCCGGGAAATTGGATCTATTTTTTGGTGCTCTTGGGGGCAGTATGGGGACACTAACTTTTTGCGGAGCCGAGACAGCGGATGGCGATTTTTTCCCTACGAGCGAGCGGAAATTGGCAGGCCAGGATCAGGCGCGACGGCTGGCCACCGCAGTCGAAGACGTTCCCGAACAAGACCGATGCCATTGCATGGGCCCGGAAGATCGAGCGGGAGATGGACACGGAGTCCTTCTTGCCGAGTGACGAGGCTGCCCGTACGACACTCGAGCAACTGGCGAAGCGATACCGCGAGGAGGTCCTGCCAAAACTGCGGGCCCGTGAACGAGACAAATACCTCCTCTCTCGCATCGAGGAGGAGTTCGGTAAGTACGCTCTCTCTGTCATCACGCCGGCCATGTTATCGGCGTATCGCGACGAGCGCCTTAAGGCAGTTTCGGCACAGTCCTGCCTACACGAGCTGGGGATGATCTCAAGGCTCTACAACAAGGCGATCAAGGACTGGAAGATCAAGATCCCGCGCGGCAATCCTATCGCTGAGGTCACGAAGCCGTCGGTGTCAAACGAGCGCGATCGCACGCTGCGAGACGGCGAGGAGGATCTCCTTCTTGCCGTCTTAGGCGAGCGTGAGAACCCATGGCCGCGGGCAGCCTTCGTGCTTGCGCTGGAGACAGCCGGGCGCTTGTCGGAACTGCTCGCTTTGCGCTGGTCTGACGTCGATGTACGGGCCCGTGTGGCCCGTCTTCGGGGTGTCGATGGTGGGATCACCAAGAATGGTGATGCATTCCGCGACGTGCCTCTCACTTCTCGCGCGGTGAGACTCCTCGAAAGCCTGCCGCGATCCACCAAGGGGAAGGTCTTGCCGATGACGGCAAACGCCTTGAAGCTCGCGTGGGCCCGAGCGATCGCGCGCGCCCGTCGCATGCACCTTCACTCACGGCTGTGCGAGCAGCTCGCAGAGCTTGGGTTCGACCAGGTCGACCGGGATCGCGAGGTTCGGGCGTTGATCTACAAGAAGCGCCAGCCACAGCCGATCACGCGTAAGTTGCTGGACAAGCTGGAAAAGGAAGATCACACGCTGGTTGATCTCCATTTTCATGATCTTCGCCACTGCGCAACGACCATGCTCGCCTCGCAGTTGGAGATGCATGAATTGATGAAGGTGACGGGCCACAAGAGCGCACGACTGGTGCTCAGGTATTACCACCCAAAGGCTAAGGACCTGGCCTTAAAACTGGCTTAGGCTCAGCGCCACCGAAGTAATAGCGCCCTCAGAGCGCCCTCGCGGTGCCCTCAGAGCGCCCATGACTCGACGTGCATCGCACACACTTCGAGCGACTGCCCGCAGGTCTAGCCGGTTCATCTCCCCGGTGCCCCTCCTTTCGAGGGCTGCGAGGCGGTCATCTCCTCGAAAGGAACTTCTAAATGAAGATGAAACCATTGGTCGGCGCTGCGCTGGCCCTCGCACTCTGCCTCAGCGCACACGCGCAGGGCATTTCCTTTGCTGTGGCCGACAGCACTGGCGGTCGCCAGATCGCCGGCGTAGGCATTGACCAGGCGGCGATTTACAACGGGATCAGCGACGCCCGTGGACGAGCGCAGAACGCCCAAGGCATGGCCGAGTGGGCAGGCCAGACTGCCCAGAGCGCCAGCCAAGTTGCTTCGGCCGCGCAGGGCACGGCGAGCTACGCCGTAGGT from Variovorax sp. V93 includes the following:
- a CDS encoding cupin domain-containing protein, producing the protein MADLPAQRPSAPATAAQARARYFNSGNAFNVKLPEVPARLFAPPRADAFGVFDCDQSEAMGCGFAATTPLMLARYMRVAPGGVLPLDVDATGSVWYVISGSGELGGMAEDLAFGAGDVFLLPAALGSRLSAGSAGALLWTVGNEPQLAFDGSQPPATSSAPIDTVHYPADEIERQFELIFSMATSDATSGRALIFSSDRQEAARNLTPTLTLSFNTLEPHTHQRSHRHNSAAVTLVVRGEACHSMVGGVHCPWMPWATLVTPPGAPHSHHNAGMKGARFLIVQDGGLHYHARTMGFEFLEAVA
- a CDS encoding thermonuclease family protein; translation: MRHRACLRPDQGALQRHRAPEKKQPFGQRVKEALSDLVYMKDAQLDYPKTDRYGRCVCKVMVAPASAPNGPKTRDAGLAMVTVGMAWWYRAYSREQTPQERGQYEFAESEAKAKHVGLWRDDEPMAPWDWRKAKREANL
- a CDS encoding tyrosine-type recombinase/integrase, with amino-acid sequence MLTDTACKKTLCPADKLRLRLADSGGLYLQIEPSGSRRWFWKYRFDGKEKRLALGSYPEVTLKAARTGRDDARKIQQQGIDPAQRRQLEKLERKADTNASFEAVAREYHKTKSSAWSPRYAERWISIMEKDAFPWLGSLPLSSITAPMLLQVLRRIEARGAHETAHTLRQWSGQVFRHGIATGRCTSNPAPDLQGALVPVQVKHMAAVLEPVKAGELMRAIAAYAGQPATRAALHLSALLFQRPGNIRQMRWSDVDLEKALWTIPAADMKRTKTAKINGRPHLVPLPKQAVEVLVDLKPLTGHGQYVFPSLLTGERPMSDNTVNTALRRMGFDNTEMTAHGFRAMARTIMVEQMDVEPEVIEAQLAHGKSDPLGAAYDRAEFVVKRRKMMQLWADHLDELRQGAKILAFKAA
- a CDS encoding class I SAM-dependent methyltransferase; protein product: MFTHEVLGRHQVNYFECESCASLQTEKPHWLDEAYAIPGVHVDVGQAARVVQTWVRLCFLLETIGFDKQRECIDYGGSAGLLTRLMRDSGYRYLAYDTYDDSKYANYFKVSRLENVSPGLVSAFEVFEHFPQPAESIGELFAIKPDLIVFSTVFYEGQGPDWEYLVPYCGQHIFFYREQALRAFGERHGYALRRSQDFWLMIRETSPYLAAFDAKHTATLDAAFVGELFLRVGHGTEQTLQDYSYAKDRFISELGAVRRSAAKPKNLLRRFLGLA
- a CDS encoding tyrosine-type recombinase/integrase, with translation MAIFSLRASGNWQARIRRDGWPPQSKTFPNKTDAIAWARKIEREMDTESFLPSDEAARTTLEQLAKRYREEVLPKLRARERDKYLLSRIEEEFGKYALSVITPAMLSAYRDERLKAVSAQSCLHELGMISRLYNKAIKDWKIKIPRGNPIAEVTKPSVSNERDRTLRDGEEDLLLAVLGERENPWPRAAFVLALETAGRLSELLALRWSDVDVRARVARLRGVDGGITKNGDAFRDVPLTSRAVRLLESLPRSTKGKVLPMTANALKLAWARAIARARRMHLHSRLCEQLAELGFDQVDRDREVRALIYKKRQPQPITRKLLDKLEKEDHTLVDLHFHDLRHCATTMLASQLEMHELMKVTGHKSARLVLRYYHPKAKDLALKLA